The Cyclobacteriaceae bacterium genome includes a region encoding these proteins:
- a CDS encoding CHAT domain-containing protein — MRSIVFLLVLFVSAQAMAQDWGGLLKGVKKEVGNAGAKKKAQLDSIDFQLAMSVNENAGFFDVDNKGEGGATAMYMLKERSEKTDSEIARDTLAWATFYYNRRWFQPAQLALDNARSYMINKGLQRDISYLKSETMLGVVYLLQGRTEKADSIITVSLENTQSILGEKSVGYAANLNSRAKLEEMSGKYNDAERDFETSAQILKGIFKENSMQYAVLQNNKAMLYQTLGRYPQAVELMKEAIKNSEVKKDDKSFDTRRFQSNLAYLYQLSGDYVQAESILLTIKKTFENRLQTVGPEYAALLNQLGVLYIQTNKYDQSEPLLKKSAELYKKKFTEESPSFAKVQNDLGTLYRVQGKFPEAEAAFLRSIAIRKSVLGENHPDYVKSVDNLGILYWKKGDLTNAYTYFSEAMTKSLDFINQYFPPMSEVEKTKYWDILQPRFQRFYGYAVEASVSKPEILKDVMDYQITTKALLLNSTNKIKKAILESKDKQLIEDYLSWIGQKEALAKYYSLSKSELNDQKIDIKALEQQANASEKALSQRSGDFSKAYSSEKISYKKVAGLLGETEALVEIIRVRSFDKDFTDQSRYVALILTKGLDIPKMVVLDNGSQMETKFAKYYKNAIIQRIADQYSYEQYWSKIDPLLVGKKMIYFSPDGVYNQMNINTLKKTDGDYVGNRFDVVTIGNSKDIIALKSKKAILKKTAFVLGFPDYGGAAVALPGTKAEVENLAKILKLAGYTVSLSEQKEANEAKIKAVKGPALMHIATHGYFLADTDIGTGNAMGIDAENAKNNPLLRSGLILSGAPDPGKQQESSDLQSNDNGILTAYEAMNLSLEGTDLIVLSACETGLGDVRAGEGVYGLQRAFLVAGANALIMSLWKVDDAATQMLMTNFYNNWTKSGNKLKAFKLAQTQLMVKYKDPYYWGAFVMMGM; from the coding sequence ATGAGATCAATTGTTTTTTTACTAGTGCTTTTTGTATCCGCCCAGGCTATGGCTCAGGATTGGGGAGGCCTTTTAAAAGGAGTAAAGAAAGAAGTCGGTAATGCAGGTGCCAAGAAGAAAGCACAGCTTGATTCTATTGATTTTCAGTTGGCGATGTCAGTGAATGAGAATGCAGGATTCTTTGATGTTGATAATAAAGGAGAAGGCGGCGCGACAGCCATGTACATGTTGAAAGAGCGCTCTGAAAAAACAGACTCTGAAATAGCAAGAGATACACTGGCGTGGGCGACATTCTATTATAACCGCAGATGGTTTCAGCCTGCACAACTTGCCCTTGACAATGCGAGGAGCTACATGATTAATAAAGGACTGCAAAGAGATATCAGTTATCTGAAGTCCGAAACCATGCTGGGAGTCGTTTATCTTTTGCAGGGCCGTACCGAAAAAGCTGACAGCATCATTACAGTTTCACTTGAAAACACCCAATCAATATTGGGAGAGAAGAGTGTGGGCTATGCTGCTAACCTGAACAGCAGAGCCAAGCTTGAGGAAATGTCAGGGAAGTACAACGATGCTGAAAGGGATTTTGAAACTTCCGCACAGATATTAAAAGGGATCTTCAAGGAGAATAGCATGCAATACGCGGTGCTGCAGAATAATAAGGCAATGCTTTATCAGACACTGGGAAGATATCCGCAAGCCGTTGAATTAATGAAAGAGGCGATCAAAAATTCTGAAGTAAAGAAGGATGATAAATCATTCGATACAAGAAGATTTCAATCCAATCTTGCTTATCTCTATCAACTCTCGGGTGATTATGTCCAGGCCGAATCAATTCTATTAACGATCAAGAAGACATTTGAAAACCGCCTCCAAACGGTTGGACCTGAATATGCGGCATTGCTGAATCAGCTGGGGGTGCTTTATATCCAGACTAACAAGTATGATCAGTCAGAACCATTGCTTAAGAAGTCAGCGGAACTTTATAAAAAGAAATTTACAGAAGAAAGCCCATCCTTTGCGAAAGTGCAGAATGACCTTGGAACTCTTTATAGAGTTCAGGGTAAGTTCCCGGAAGCAGAGGCTGCGTTTCTGCGATCGATAGCAATCCGAAAGAGTGTACTGGGAGAGAATCATCCTGACTATGTGAAGTCAGTGGATAACCTGGGGATCCTGTATTGGAAGAAAGGAGATCTTACCAATGCCTATACCTACTTTAGTGAAGCGATGACAAAGTCTCTTGACTTTATCAATCAGTATTTCCCTCCTATGAGTGAGGTGGAGAAGACAAAGTACTGGGATATTTTACAACCACGCTTCCAGCGTTTCTATGGTTATGCAGTGGAAGCCAGTGTCAGCAAGCCTGAGATATTAAAAGATGTCATGGACTATCAGATTACTACCAAGGCGCTGCTTTTGAATTCAACCAACAAGATCAAAAAGGCAATCCTTGAAAGTAAGGATAAGCAATTGATTGAAGATTATTTATCATGGATTGGTCAGAAGGAAGCTCTGGCTAAATACTATTCTCTTTCAAAATCAGAGCTGAACGACCAGAAGATTGATATCAAGGCTCTTGAGCAGCAGGCCAACGCTTCTGAGAAAGCTTTGTCGCAACGCTCCGGCGATTTTTCCAAAGCATATTCCAGTGAGAAGATCAGCTATAAGAAAGTAGCGGGATTGCTGGGTGAAACGGAGGCACTGGTGGAGATCATTCGCGTGAGATCGTTTGACAAGGACTTCACGGATCAGTCGCGCTACGTTGCACTTATTCTGACAAAAGGACTTGATATCCCTAAGATGGTAGTGCTTGACAATGGCAGTCAGATGGAGACAAAGTTTGCCAAGTATTATAAAAACGCGATCATTCAGCGGATAGCGGATCAGTATTCCTATGAGCAGTATTGGTCAAAGATTGATCCATTGCTGGTGGGCAAGAAGATGATCTACTTTTCTCCTGATGGAGTTTACAATCAGATGAATATCAATACCCTGAAGAAGACGGATGGCGACTATGTTGGAAATCGTTTTGATGTTGTGACCATTGGTAATTCCAAGGACATCATTGCATTAAAGAGTAAGAAGGCTATTCTGAAAAAGACTGCTTTTGTGTTGGGGTTCCCCGACTATGGTGGTGCAGCAGTGGCATTGCCAGGAACAAAGGCTGAAGTAGAGAACCTTGCAAAGATCCTGAAGCTAGCGGGCTATACGGTCAGTCTGAGTGAACAGAAAGAAGCTAATGAAGCAAAGATCAAAGCAGTTAAAGGACCTGCTCTTATGCATATTGCAACACACGGATATTTTCTGGCAGATACGGATATTGGTACAGGCAATGCAATGGGCATCGATGCTGAGAATGCAAAGAACAATCCTTTGTTAAGGTCAGGACTAATTTTGTCTGGTGCACCGGATCCTGGCAAGCAGCAGGAATCTTCTGATCTTCAAAGCAACGACAACGGAATTCTTACGGCATATGAAGCGATGAATCTTTCTCTGGAAGGAACGGATCTTATTGTTTTAAGCGCATGTGAAACAGGATTAGGAGATGTGAGGGCGGGGGAGGGAGTGTATGGATTGCAGCGCGCATTTTTAGTGGCAGGCGCCAATGCGTTGATCATGAGCTTGTGGAAAGTGGATGATGCAGCGACACAGATGCTGATGACGAACTTCTATAATAACTGGACCAAGAGCGGTAATAAGTTAAAGGCTTTCAAGCTGGCTCAGACGCAGTTGATGGTGAAATATAAGGATCCGTATTATTGGGGAGCGTTTGTGATGATGGGGATGTGA
- a CDS encoding Bax inhibitor-1/YccA family protein, with protein MNEQPLMSAEEAIAETQRFMTKVYGWMSFALIITGFVAMYIASSPSLLEMVFGNTITFIGIIVVQFIIVGALAGWVSKMSATTATLIFILYSALNGLTLSGIFLVYTTESLASTFFITAGTFGVMSIYGYTTNADLSKMKNLLFMGLMGLVIASIANIFMKSEMIYWITTYLGVLIFVGLTAYDTQKIKNMNIIGNEGTDEDRKEAIMGALTLYLDFINLFLYLLRIFGKRK; from the coding sequence ATGAACGAACAACCCCTCATGAGCGCTGAAGAAGCGATCGCAGAAACCCAACGGTTCATGACAAAAGTCTACGGATGGATGTCATTTGCATTGATTATCACCGGATTTGTTGCCATGTACATCGCATCTTCACCATCATTGCTGGAAATGGTTTTTGGCAACACGATCACATTCATTGGAATTATTGTTGTGCAGTTCATCATCGTAGGCGCATTGGCGGGCTGGGTCAGCAAAATGTCTGCAACGACGGCTACACTCATCTTTATTTTATATTCAGCATTAAACGGATTAACCCTTTCGGGAATTTTTCTGGTCTACACAACTGAATCTCTCGCCTCGACATTTTTCATAACGGCCGGTACGTTTGGAGTCATGAGCATTTATGGGTACACCACTAATGCGGATCTTTCTAAAATGAAGAATCTTTTGTTCATGGGATTGATGGGATTAGTGATCGCATCGATTGCCAACATCTTTATGAAAAGTGAAATGATCTACTGGATCACTACCTATCTCGGTGTTTTGATCTTTGTTGGTCTTACTGCTTATGATACACAGAAGATCAAGAATATGAACATCATCGGCAATGAAGGCACCGATGAAGACCGAAAAGAAGCGATCATGGGAGCTCTTACACTTTACCTTGATTTTATAAATCTATTCCTGTATCTGTTAAGGATCTTTGGAAAGAGAAAATAG